One Brevibacterium spongiae DNA segment encodes these proteins:
- a CDS encoding DedA family protein, translating to MNPLEWSFPLAVTWLIMYGIIIARAGGTFLLGRLARSGMRRIERVDRIMSGPKYRRAEGMIERFGAPVIAVSFLMIGVQTVLNLAAGTTGMSYRRYLPALAVGGAMWATIYSTVGLIGFKALAAGYQRAPGLTIGLAVCFAVAVVGLIIGLRKPAEPAEAAAESRSNAESTGA from the coding sequence ATGAACCCTCTCGAATGGTCGTTCCCGCTCGCCGTCACCTGGCTGATCATGTACGGAATCATCATCGCCCGCGCCGGCGGCACGTTCCTGCTCGGCCGTCTCGCACGCTCCGGCATGCGCAGGATCGAACGCGTCGACCGGATCATGTCGGGACCGAAGTATCGCAGAGCCGAAGGCATGATCGAACGCTTCGGGGCACCCGTGATCGCCGTGAGCTTCCTGATGATCGGCGTCCAGACCGTGCTCAACCTCGCCGCCGGCACCACGGGCATGAGCTATCGCCGGTACCTCCCGGCGCTCGCCGTCGGCGGCGCGATGTGGGCGACGATCTATTCGACCGTCGGCCTCATCGGATTCAAGGCTCTGGCCGCCGGGTACCAGCGGGCCCCCGGACTGACCATCGGGCTCGCAGTGTGCTTCGCCGTGGCGGTCGTGGGTCTGATCATCGGTCTGAGGAAACCCGCCGAACCCGCCGAGGCGGCCGCCGAGTCCCGCTCGAACGCGGAGTCGACCGGCGCCTGA
- a CDS encoding metal-dependent hydrolase family protein: MSTVLTHATVFDGTRFLPGTRDVVIDGGRVASVTEGGQGSHDAGDEFVDCTGRTIIPGIIDCHVHLTSSGAASTSNFHDPFSLQFYQSVANMEATLKGGVTSVRDAGGTDLGAKVAVETGVVRGPRLSIAVNIMSQTGGHGDFHLVSGAESPFLAPHPGRPSGVADGLEGVQSTTRELLRAGADHIKICSTGGVLSPRDDPRHSQFTEAEIAVIVAEAAAQGAHVMSHAQGAPGIKNAVRAGVRSIEHGIYLDDEAIDLMLEHGTCLVPTLQAPQAVIKAAEAGASLPASVVDKAHRVVDDHQNSIARAHAAGVPIALGTDAGVGPHGQNLEEISLLAEVGLTTVDALAAGTSVAARVLDDDRVGRLGTGELADLVIIDGDLRTADVRGIENRVTAVYLEGERV, translated from the coding sequence ATGTCCACAGTCCTGACCCATGCCACCGTCTTCGACGGAACCCGTTTCCTGCCCGGCACCCGCGACGTCGTCATCGACGGAGGACGAGTCGCCTCGGTGACGGAGGGAGGGCAGGGATCGCACGACGCCGGTGACGAGTTCGTCGACTGCACCGGCCGGACGATCATTCCCGGCATCATCGATTGCCACGTCCACCTGACGAGCTCGGGGGCGGCATCGACGTCGAACTTCCACGACCCGTTCTCGCTCCAGTTCTATCAGTCCGTGGCCAACATGGAGGCCACGCTCAAGGGCGGGGTGACCTCCGTCCGCGACGCCGGCGGCACCGACCTCGGCGCGAAGGTCGCAGTCGAGACCGGAGTGGTGCGCGGGCCCAGACTGTCGATCGCGGTCAACATCATGTCCCAGACCGGCGGCCACGGAGACTTCCACCTCGTCTCCGGTGCCGAATCGCCGTTCCTCGCTCCCCACCCCGGGCGCCCCTCCGGCGTGGCCGACGGGCTCGAGGGTGTGCAGAGTACGACCCGCGAACTGCTGCGGGCCGGTGCCGACCACATCAAGATCTGCTCCACCGGGGGAGTGCTGTCCCCGCGCGACGATCCTCGTCACTCCCAGTTCACCGAGGCCGAGATCGCCGTCATCGTCGCCGAGGCGGCCGCCCAAGGTGCCCATGTCATGTCCCATGCGCAGGGCGCACCGGGAATCAAGAATGCGGTGCGCGCAGGCGTCCGCTCGATCGAGCACGGAATCTATCTCGATGACGAAGCCATCGACCTCATGCTCGAACACGGCACCTGCCTCGTCCCGACGCTCCAGGCCCCGCAGGCGGTCATCAAGGCCGCCGAGGCGGGAGCGAGTCTGCCCGCCTCCGTCGTCGACAAGGCCCACCGTGTCGTCGACGACCACCAGAACTCGATCGCCCGCGCCCACGCCGCAGGGGTGCCGATCGCGCTGGGCACCGACGCGGGAGTCGGCCCGCACGGGCAGAACCTCGAAGAGATCAGCCTGCTCGCCGAGGTAGGGCTCACGACCGTCGACGCGCTCGCCGCCGGCACCTCGGTGGCGGCACGAGTGCTCGACGATGACCGGGTGGGACGCCTCGGGACCGGTGAGCTGGCCGATCTCGTCATCATCGACGGCGACCTGCGCACGGCCGATGTCCGCGGAATCGAGAACCGGGTCACTGCGGTCTATCTCGAGGGCGAACGGGTCTGA
- a CDS encoding bifunctional nuclease family protein yields MSKVEVEVVGVRIEMPANQPILLLKATEPAYYLPIWVGAIEANALSIAQRGLTPPRPMAHALLLDVLSKYDAELSDVTITGKDGQIFLAELHTNDGKSISARPSDAVTLALTADCPVYVESQLLEESGIEAPAADEEEVAQFRDFLDNVSAEDFETGTENP; encoded by the coding sequence ATGTCAAAAGTTGAAGTTGAGGTTGTCGGCGTGCGCATCGAAATGCCCGCCAACCAACCGATCCTCCTGCTCAAAGCCACCGAACCCGCCTACTATCTGCCGATCTGGGTCGGAGCGATCGAGGCGAATGCCCTGTCGATCGCGCAGCGGGGTCTGACCCCGCCGCGTCCGATGGCGCATGCTCTGCTGCTCGACGTGCTGTCCAAGTACGACGCCGAGCTGTCAGACGTCACGATCACCGGCAAGGACGGGCAGATCTTCCTGGCGGAACTGCACACGAACGATGGAAAATCGATCTCCGCTCGTCCCTCCGACGCGGTGACGCTGGCATTGACCGCCGACTGCCCCGTCTACGTCGAATCACAACTGCTTGAAGAATCCGGAATCGAAGCACCCGCAGCCGACGAAGAGGAAGTCGCCCAGTTCAGGGACTTCCTCGACAACGTCTCGGCAGAGGACTTCGAAACCGGTACCGAAAACCCATGA
- a CDS encoding protein kinase domain-containing protein, whose amino-acid sequence MTARRDPLIGTVLNDRYRIDAKVARGGMAMVYRGTDLRLDREIAIKVMHEHLISDETFVERFRREAINAGRLTHPNLVAIHDQARDGDIVYLVMEYLPSVTLRRELKHRGTFTPRQAIVVLDAVLAALEAVHSTGIIHRDLKPDNVLLGTDGQVKLADFGLARAVTTATTTKTLIGTVGYVAPELVTRAGADARTDLYTVGIMFYEMLTGAQPYTDDVPIQVAYRHVHDTVPPPSEVVARLSPRLDAIVLWATSKDPEDRPADAAEFRLALAEARAEMSEAELDLGDPEIAAGEHSPVLTASIDLGEEVPKEKRSRTDEIPYLEDDEEDDTGAEAAAATADADVSDADDSNAHDSGADSDADTDNKDSRTGSPAAASAGVAAAAAGIGGVTAAVTSDDEESTRDSADTDDDSDGAKRDSATDDESDSADKAVVAASAGSGSSGTSSAAAASTGVSPARRRRRRVLTGLVAMAAVLALVAWLVIANLPEPTSIVPGQLAGKQVEEVTSQLEDSELKAEPKEVFDDTVPAGVVIGTEPVSGSELAPDSTVTVVVSKGEEKFAVPKLEGLSRSDAEEALKKAHLAVGKVDEKYSDSVADDAVISASQKPGKKLSEGEKIDLVVSKGVAPIPVPNVEGLTFDAAYATLAKRGFRVGKDEKFSDDVPKGKVISQFPKSTEAKPANSLIIVRVSKGKEKKEEPKDDKKDEKKKDEKSKDDEKKDDEKD is encoded by the coding sequence GTGACCGCACGCCGAGATCCCCTCATCGGCACGGTCCTCAACGACCGTTACCGCATCGATGCCAAGGTAGCGCGCGGCGGCATGGCGATGGTCTACCGCGGCACCGATCTGCGTCTCGATCGGGAGATCGCGATCAAGGTCATGCACGAACATCTCATCTCGGATGAGACGTTCGTCGAACGCTTCCGCCGCGAGGCCATCAATGCCGGCCGGCTCACGCACCCGAATCTCGTGGCCATCCACGATCAGGCCCGCGACGGTGACATCGTCTACCTCGTCATGGAGTACCTGCCGTCGGTGACGCTGCGCCGTGAGCTCAAGCACCGCGGCACGTTCACTCCCAGGCAGGCGATCGTCGTCCTCGATGCGGTCCTCGCCGCCCTCGAGGCCGTGCATTCGACGGGCATCATCCACCGCGACCTCAAACCCGACAATGTCCTGCTGGGCACCGACGGTCAGGTCAAGCTCGCGGACTTCGGTCTGGCTCGTGCGGTGACGACGGCGACGACGACGAAGACGCTCATCGGAACGGTGGGCTATGTCGCCCCCGAGCTCGTCACCCGTGCCGGTGCCGATGCCCGCACTGACCTGTACACGGTCGGCATCATGTTCTACGAGATGCTCACCGGTGCCCAGCCGTACACCGACGATGTGCCGATTCAGGTCGCCTACCGTCACGTCCACGACACGGTGCCTCCCCCGTCGGAGGTCGTTGCGCGTCTGAGCCCCCGTCTGGACGCGATCGTGCTGTGGGCGACGTCGAAGGACCCGGAGGATCGTCCCGCCGATGCCGCGGAGTTCCGTCTGGCACTGGCGGAGGCGCGCGCGGAGATGAGTGAGGCCGAGCTCGACCTCGGCGATCCGGAGATCGCCGCCGGCGAACACTCCCCCGTGCTCACCGCCAGCATCGACCTCGGCGAAGAAGTGCCGAAGGAGAAGCGCTCCCGCACCGACGAGATCCCGTATCTCGAGGATGACGAGGAGGACGACACCGGCGCCGAGGCGGCCGCCGCGACCGCTGACGCCGACGTTTCCGACGCTGATGATTCCAACGCGCATGACTCTGGTGCTGATTCCGATGCCGATACCGACAACAAGGACTCCCGCACCGGGTCGCCGGCAGCCGCCAGCGCAGGTGTCGCGGCCGCAGCCGCCGGCATCGGCGGAGTCACCGCCGCGGTGACGTCCGACGATGAGGAATCGACACGCGATTCCGCGGACACCGACGATGACTCGGACGGGGCGAAGCGCGACTCCGCCACGGATGACGAATCCGACTCTGCCGACAAGGCCGTGGTCGCGGCCTCTGCGGGCAGCGGTTCTTCCGGAACCTCTTCCGCGGCAGCCGCCTCGACGGGGGTCTCCCCTGCACGTCGTCGCCGTCGTCGTGTGCTCACTGGACTCGTCGCCATGGCCGCGGTTCTCGCGCTCGTGGCGTGGCTGGTCATCGCCAACCTGCCCGAACCGACATCGATCGTGCCCGGTCAGCTGGCCGGCAAACAGGTCGAGGAAGTCACCTCCCAACTGGAGGACAGCGAGCTGAAGGCCGAGCCGAAGGAAGTCTTCGACGACACCGTGCCTGCGGGAGTCGTCATCGGCACCGAGCCCGTCAGCGGCTCGGAACTCGCCCCGGATTCGACCGTCACGGTCGTCGTGTCCAAGGGTGAGGAGAAGTTCGCGGTGCCCAAGTTGGAGGGACTGAGCCGCTCGGACGCCGAGGAGGCTCTGAAGAAGGCGCACCTCGCCGTCGGCAAGGTCGATGAGAAGTACAGCGATTCGGTCGCTGATGATGCTGTCATCTCGGCGTCGCAGAAGCCCGGGAAGAAGCTGTCCGAGGGCGAGAAGATCGACCTCGTCGTCTCCAAGGGCGTCGCCCCGATTCCTGTACCCAATGTCGAGGGGCTGACCTTCGATGCCGCCTACGCGACCCTGGCCAAGCGCGGCTTCCGCGTCGGCAAGGACGAGAAGTTCTCCGACGACGTTCCCAAGGGCAAGGTCATCTCGCAGTTCCCGAAGAGCACCGAGGCGAAGCCCGCGAACTCGCTCATCATCGTCCGCGTCTCCAAGGGCAAGGAGAAGAAGGAAGAGCCCAAGGACGACAAGAAGGATGAGAAGAAGAAGGACGAGAAGTCCAAGGACGACGAGAAGAAGGACGACGAGAAGGACTAG
- a CDS encoding MFS transporter produces the protein MRFGGDGPRAGAGVGLYFAGNGAVFAALLPWYPLLVERLGLASWQFGLVVACYAAGSLLSSALPAVFIARFGAHRVVIVGTVLLGAAAAATAWSVNGVMMAVCLLLLGCCDAIVDVAQNVVGIAVQDNLNRTILSSMHALWSLGGLLSGAAATAAASSGADMRVWLVIIAVIAVILTLSGRRLIGDVAAPRRMTDSDAHGSASEAVRDEAAPAQASRFGRSKRTVLFAALPLAIVAVCGAAVEDIANNWAGLAAVDFANVPAASAGIAFSVVIGSQCLGRFSGDVLVSRFGAGRIARIGGSLIAVGGIGAVFAQEPVVLLIGLGLLGYGSATLVPGALGAAARLPGIGQAGGVTLVNWLMRVGFLGTSPLVGLIAAGAGLRWGMGLLILVGVLTVVFAPRLDVPESGRP, from the coding sequence ATGAGGTTCGGCGGAGACGGTCCGCGCGCAGGCGCCGGGGTCGGCCTCTACTTCGCAGGCAACGGGGCCGTCTTCGCCGCACTCCTGCCGTGGTACCCGCTCCTCGTCGAGCGGCTGGGGCTGGCCTCTTGGCAGTTCGGACTCGTCGTCGCCTGCTACGCGGCGGGATCACTGCTGTCCTCGGCGCTGCCGGCGGTGTTCATCGCACGCTTCGGAGCTCACCGGGTCGTCATCGTCGGCACCGTGCTGCTCGGGGCGGCCGCTGCCGCGACAGCGTGGTCGGTCAACGGAGTCATGATGGCCGTCTGCCTCCTGCTGCTGGGCTGCTGTGATGCGATCGTCGATGTCGCCCAGAACGTCGTCGGCATCGCCGTGCAGGACAACCTCAACCGCACGATACTGTCGTCGATGCACGCGCTGTGGAGCCTCGGCGGGCTGCTCAGCGGCGCTGCCGCTACAGCGGCTGCGAGCTCGGGAGCGGACATGCGCGTGTGGCTGGTGATCATCGCGGTCATCGCAGTGATTCTCACGCTCAGCGGTCGCCGGCTCATCGGCGACGTCGCAGCGCCTCGGCGAATGACCGACTCGGATGCGCACGGATCGGCGAGTGAAGCGGTGAGGGATGAGGCTGCCCCGGCGCAGGCGTCACGGTTCGGTCGGTCGAAGCGCACAGTCCTGTTCGCGGCGCTGCCATTGGCGATCGTCGCGGTCTGCGGTGCCGCGGTCGAGGACATCGCGAACAACTGGGCGGGGCTGGCAGCGGTGGACTTCGCGAACGTTCCGGCCGCCTCGGCAGGGATCGCCTTCAGCGTCGTCATCGGCAGCCAGTGCCTCGGCCGCTTCAGCGGGGACGTGCTCGTGTCACGGTTCGGTGCGGGGCGGATCGCGCGGATCGGCGGCAGTCTCATCGCCGTCGGAGGGATCGGCGCGGTGTTCGCCCAGGAGCCGGTCGTGCTGCTCATCGGTCTGGGACTGCTCGGCTACGGATCGGCGACGCTCGTACCCGGTGCCCTCGGAGCGGCGGCGAGGCTGCCCGGGATCGGACAGGCCGGGGGAGTGACCCTCGTGAACTGGCTGATGCGCGTGGGCTTCTTGGGCACGAGTCCGCTGGTCGGCCTCATCGCCGCAGGCGCTGGGCTGCGCTGGGGGATGGGACTGCTCATCCTCGTCGGAGTGCTCACCGTCGTCTTCGCCCCCAGACTCGACGTACCCGAATCCGGGCGACCCTGA
- a CDS encoding sodium:proton antiporter has translation MVVAWWSIIPFVLLLGCIAVLPLIPATEKIWDRNLVKLIVALVLGVPIAVWFLASGEASTVIHALLEYFQFIVLIGSLFVASGGIFLVGDIKATPRNNTIFLAVGGVLASFIGTTGAAMLLIRPILNTNQDRKFRTHTVIYTIFIVANCGGLLTPLGDPPLFLGMLRGVPFEWTFGLWPYWLFVNALLLISYFALDSKMYAKEPAEALEKDAEYVTKLGLRGASGLVFLAIIIIAVAFIPSVDIHAIETGHAAFSDYVPWREVVMLASAITSFLVGDRGARFNLNKFTWAPILEVGALFIGIFLTMMPALQYLSQVAHKIPLNEISLFVFTGGLSSVLDNAPTYVTFFEMAAQVPGEPRVAGVAETLLIAVSLGAVMGGAITYIGNGPNFMVKSVADSANVAMPSFGGYVWWSLRRLVPILAAMVLIFMTDGIWWMLLGMLLGLLILGQAGRDLRAAKVSSGS, from the coding sequence ATGGTCGTGGCCTGGTGGAGCATCATTCCGTTCGTTCTGCTTCTCGGGTGCATCGCGGTGCTCCCGCTGATCCCGGCCACGGAGAAGATCTGGGATCGCAATCTCGTCAAACTCATCGTCGCGCTCGTCCTCGGCGTGCCGATCGCGGTCTGGTTCCTCGCGAGCGGAGAAGCGTCCACCGTCATCCACGCGCTGCTCGAATACTTCCAGTTCATCGTCCTCATCGGCAGCCTTTTCGTCGCCTCGGGCGGCATCTTCCTCGTCGGCGACATCAAGGCCACACCGAGGAACAATACGATCTTCTTAGCCGTCGGCGGTGTGCTCGCGTCCTTCATCGGCACCACGGGTGCGGCGATGCTGCTCATCCGGCCGATCCTCAATACGAACCAGGACCGGAAGTTCCGAACCCACACCGTCATCTACACGATCTTCATCGTCGCGAACTGCGGCGGTCTGCTCACGCCGTTGGGCGATCCGCCTCTGTTCCTCGGCATGCTGCGCGGAGTGCCCTTCGAATGGACCTTCGGACTGTGGCCGTACTGGCTGTTCGTCAACGCCCTGCTGCTCATCAGCTACTTCGCCCTCGACTCGAAGATGTACGCAAAGGAACCGGCCGAAGCCCTGGAGAAGGACGCCGAGTACGTGACGAAGCTGGGGCTGCGCGGAGCCAGCGGCCTGGTCTTCCTGGCGATCATCATCATCGCCGTCGCCTTCATCCCCTCCGTCGACATCCACGCCATCGAAACCGGCCACGCAGCATTCTCCGACTATGTGCCGTGGCGGGAGGTCGTCATGCTCGCCTCCGCGATCACCTCGTTCCTCGTCGGCGACCGGGGTGCCAGGTTCAACCTCAACAAGTTCACGTGGGCGCCGATCCTCGAAGTCGGCGCGCTCTTCATCGGCATCTTCCTCACGATGATGCCTGCGCTGCAGTACCTCAGCCAGGTGGCCCACAAGATCCCGCTGAACGAGATCTCGCTGTTCGTCTTCACCGGCGGACTGTCCTCCGTGCTCGACAATGCACCGACCTATGTCACCTTCTTCGAGATGGCCGCCCAGGTTCCCGGCGAACCGCGTGTGGCCGGGGTCGCCGAGACCCTGCTCATCGCAGTCTCGCTCGGTGCGGTCATGGGCGGAGCCATCACCTACATCGGCAACGGTCCGAACTTCATGGTCAAATCGGTGGCCGACTCAGCGAACGTCGCAATGCCGAGCTTCGGCGGCTACGTCTGGTGGTCGCTGCGCCGCCTGGTGCCGATCCTCGCCGCAATGGTGCTCATCTTCATGACCGACGGCATCTGGTGGATGCTGCTCGGGATGCTGCTCGGACTGCTCATCCTCGGGCAGGCCGGACGTGACCTGCGAGCGGCGAAGGTGTCTTCCGGATCATGA
- a CDS encoding FHA domain-containing protein, whose protein sequence is MSQNNDQNRPAPSQPWYDNGQVPQSKKFPFGAGNGDDSETRVNQQIDQNGQRNTPPFGQQPADGAPQAPQYGNGQQAGNGQQAPNGQQYGGTPQGGQQYSNGQNFGGTPQAGQNYGGTPQAGQNYGSAQQYGGSQPANQAYGNSGQGSQGQPQYQPPQNQYPQQGYPQQGYGQPQSVQPQGSQGGPQHSYNGAGQNGQFDPNQQQGGQGQQGNFGQPQSGQPQSGQPQGAPGGGHYEQMNDSGSQQFQGILDPHTGEIHPVPDLEGLQDADALLVVVSGPDSGSQILLDTDVVTVGRSPNADIFLDDVTVSRKHAEFIRTPSGFTLRDTGSLNGTYVGRQLIDSIELQNGADVQIGKFRMIFQQRPRS, encoded by the coding sequence ATGTCGCAGAATAACGATCAGAACCGACCAGCCCCCTCGCAGCCCTGGTACGACAACGGCCAGGTGCCTCAGTCGAAGAAGTTCCCCTTCGGTGCCGGCAACGGTGACGATTCGGAGACCCGTGTGAACCAGCAGATCGACCAGAACGGTCAGCGAAATACTCCTCCGTTCGGACAGCAGCCGGCAGACGGCGCCCCGCAGGCACCGCAGTACGGCAACGGTCAGCAGGCTGGCAATGGTCAGCAGGCCCCCAATGGTCAGCAGTACGGAGGCACGCCTCAGGGCGGCCAGCAGTACTCCAATGGTCAGAACTTCGGAGGAACCCCGCAAGCAGGTCAGAACTACGGAGGCACTCCGCAGGCAGGCCAGAACTACGGCAGCGCTCAGCAGTACGGCGGATCCCAGCCGGCCAACCAGGCCTACGGGAACAGCGGGCAGGGCAGCCAGGGTCAGCCGCAGTATCAGCCTCCGCAGAACCAGTACCCGCAGCAGGGCTATCCGCAGCAGGGCTACGGTCAGCCGCAGTCCGTTCAGCCGCAGGGCAGCCAGGGCGGTCCGCAGCACAGCTACAACGGAGCCGGTCAGAACGGACAGTTCGACCCCAACCAGCAGCAGGGCGGCCAGGGCCAGCAGGGCAACTTCGGGCAGCCCCAGTCGGGCCAGCCGCAGTCAGGTCAGCCGCAGGGCGCTCCCGGTGGGGGCCACTACGAGCAGATGAACGATTCGGGCAGCCAGCAGTTCCAGGGAATCCTCGATCCGCACACCGGTGAGATCCACCCGGTTCCGGACCTCGAGGGTCTGCAGGATGCCGATGCTCTCCTCGTCGTCGTATCGGGTCCGGACTCGGGATCGCAGATCCTCCTCGACACCGACGTGGTGACAGTGGGACGCAGCCCGAACGCCGACATCTTCCTCGATGACGTCACCGTCTCACGCAAGCATGCCGAGTTCATCCGCACGCCCAGCGGCTTCACGCTGCGGGACACCGGTTCGCTCAACGGCACGTATGTGGGCCGACAGCTCATCGATTCCATCGAACTGCAGAACGGGGCCGATGTGCAGATCGGCAAGTTCCGAATGATCTTCCAGCAGCGTCCGCGCTCCTGA
- a CDS encoding class II 3-deoxy-7-phosphoheptulonate synthase: MSLHTDPVLSNREIGAAGNDNLRGLDDWRDMDPKQQPTYLDSAALDEVLTDLRSSPPLVFAGEADVLKQRIAAASRGEAFVLAGGDCAESFDGAQADKIRARVQTVLQMAAVLTYGGSMPVVKIGRMAGQFAKPRSADMETRDGVTLPSFRGDIVNGYEFTEESRRHDPERLLKAYHVSASTLNLIRAFTQGGFADLRFVHDWNRGFLASNPGYQRYEQTAAEIDRAIRFMDACGADFDALKTTEFYAAHEALLLEYERALTRIDSRTGEAYDVSGHFLWIGERTREVDGAHVDFLSKVRNPIGVKLGPTATADDALALAEKLDPDAEPGRLTFVTRMGAGKIGESLPALLAGIGDRLPHVTWVCDPMHGNTITSNTGYKTRRFEDVMAEVEGFFNAHRDAGTIPGGLHIELTGDDVTEIMGGATEIDDEGLRRRYETLVDPRLNHDQSLEMAFQVAEYLTRRH, from the coding sequence TTGAGTCTCCACACCGACCCGGTCCTGTCCAACAGAGAAATCGGCGCTGCCGGCAACGACAACCTGCGCGGTCTCGATGACTGGCGCGACATGGATCCGAAGCAGCAGCCGACCTATCTCGACAGTGCCGCGCTCGATGAGGTGCTCACCGACCTCCGGAGCTCCCCGCCGCTGGTCTTCGCCGGCGAAGCCGATGTGCTCAAGCAGCGCATCGCCGCCGCGTCCCGCGGGGAGGCCTTCGTCCTTGCCGGAGGCGACTGCGCCGAGTCCTTCGACGGTGCCCAGGCAGACAAGATCCGCGCCCGCGTGCAGACGGTGCTGCAGATGGCTGCCGTGCTCACTTACGGCGGGTCCATGCCCGTGGTGAAGATCGGCCGCATGGCCGGCCAGTTCGCCAAACCCCGTTCCGCTGACATGGAGACCCGCGACGGAGTCACCCTGCCGTCGTTCCGCGGCGACATCGTCAACGGCTACGAGTTCACCGAGGAGTCCCGCCGCCACGACCCGGAGCGCCTGCTCAAGGCGTACCACGTGTCCGCGTCCACGCTCAATCTCATCCGCGCCTTCACCCAGGGCGGATTCGCCGATCTGCGTTTCGTCCACGACTGGAACCGCGGATTCCTTGCGTCGAACCCTGGGTACCAGCGCTACGAGCAGACGGCTGCCGAGATCGACCGCGCCATCCGGTTCATGGATGCCTGCGGAGCCGACTTCGATGCGCTCAAGACCACCGAGTTCTACGCCGCCCACGAGGCGCTCCTGCTCGAGTACGAACGTGCGCTGACCCGCATCGACTCACGCACCGGCGAAGCCTACGACGTGTCCGGGCACTTCCTGTGGATCGGTGAACGCACTCGCGAGGTCGACGGAGCCCACGTCGACTTCCTGTCCAAGGTCCGCAACCCCATCGGCGTCAAACTCGGACCCACGGCGACGGCGGACGATGCTCTGGCCCTGGCCGAAAAGCTCGACCCCGACGCAGAGCCCGGCCGTCTGACCTTCGTCACCCGCATGGGTGCCGGCAAGATCGGCGAATCGCTGCCCGCCCTGCTCGCCGGAATCGGTGATCGGCTGCCGCATGTGACCTGGGTCTGCGATCCGATGCACGGGAACACGATCACCTCGAACACGGGATACAAGACTCGTCGCTTCGAAGACGTCATGGCCGAAGTCGAAGGCTTCTTCAACGCTCACCGCGATGCCGGGACGATCCCCGGCGGACTGCACATCGAGCTCACCGGTGACGACGTCACCGAGATCATGGGCGGGGCCACGGAGATCGACGACGAAGGTCTGCGTCGACGCTACGAGACGCTCGTCGACCCTCGCCTCAACCACGATCAGTCACTCGAGATGGCCTTCCAGGTCGCCGAATACCTCACGCGCAGGCACTGA
- the gcvH gene encoding glycine cleavage system protein GcvH: MADLDYPVSLRYSRDHEWIATTEDNAVVRVGITDFAQDQLGDVVYVDLPAVGDTVTAGESCGEVESTKSVSDLIAPVSGTVTEINESLDDSPETVNSSPFEDGWMYLVELSEPEQVESLMDNEQYKELIQSEEA, translated from the coding sequence ATGGCAGATCTGGATTATCCAGTGTCTTTGCGGTACTCGCGCGACCATGAGTGGATTGCGACCACGGAAGACAATGCGGTTGTCCGTGTGGGTATCACTGATTTCGCACAGGACCAGCTGGGTGACGTCGTCTATGTCGATCTGCCTGCCGTCGGTGATACGGTCACGGCCGGTGAATCCTGTGGCGAAGTCGAGAGCACGAAGAGCGTCTCCGATCTCATCGCACCCGTCTCCGGGACCGTCACCGAGATCAACGAGTCGCTCGACGACTCACCCGAAACCGTCAATTCGTCCCCCTTCGAAGACGGGTGGATGTATCTTGTTGAACTCAGCGAACCTGAGCAGGTCGAATCGCTGATGGACAACGAGCAGTACAAAGAGCTCATTCAGAGCGAGGAGGCGTAA